One segment of Coleofasciculus sp. FACHB-1120 DNA contains the following:
- a CDS encoding glycosyltransferase, with amino-acid sequence MPKSVDSYWQWQNNTGGTYRSGKYNWTLQTYLYLKADGFECELIDAIPAEGIVVAHRDFLPFNLKPNPSVLFVCIQADRPNHPYAQIHLVQNPEDEKISQPVPLWSSHYIPYWPQPELIPRNQARSDRFENVGYFGIRYNLAPELKAPSWEQQLNALGLRWQVVPPDRWNDYSDIDVVVAVRSFNYQGSYIWKPASKLVNAWHAGVPIILGRESAYQFLRQNELDYLEADSLTDLVSALKRLRDDKELRHAIVENGRVRAETTQPAKLVAQWRDFLTNVATPAYQHWRTASSLSRQIFLQRRFFVIKMDGVKRRLGDLVSYTPKDNNWN; translated from the coding sequence ATGCCAAAAAGTGTCGATTCTTATTGGCAGTGGCAGAACAACACAGGAGGAACCTATCGGAGTGGCAAATACAATTGGACATTACAGACGTATCTTTACCTGAAAGCTGATGGTTTTGAGTGTGAATTGATAGATGCTATACCGGCTGAGGGAATTGTCGTAGCCCATCGAGACTTTTTGCCTTTTAATTTGAAGCCAAACCCAAGCGTCTTATTTGTTTGCATTCAGGCAGATAGACCCAATCATCCCTACGCCCAGATTCATCTAGTACAAAATCCCGAAGATGAAAAAATCAGTCAACCTGTGCCTTTGTGGAGTAGTCACTACATCCCTTATTGGCCTCAGCCAGAATTAATTCCTCGCAACCAAGCACGAAGCGATCGCTTTGAAAACGTTGGCTATTTCGGAATCCGGTACAATTTAGCACCTGAGTTAAAAGCTCCATCTTGGGAGCAACAACTGAATGCTTTAGGCTTACGTTGGCAGGTCGTGCCTCCCGATCGTTGGAATGATTATAGCGATATTGATGTAGTTGTCGCTGTACGCAGCTTTAACTATCAAGGGTCGTACATTTGGAAACCTGCCTCAAAATTAGTGAACGCTTGGCACGCAGGTGTACCGATTATTTTGGGTCGAGAATCTGCCTATCAATTTCTACGACAAAATGAATTAGATTATTTAGAGGCTGATTCATTAACTGACTTAGTTTCGGCGCTTAAGCGTCTGCGAGATGATAAAGAATTGCGTCATGCCATCGTTGAAAATGGTCGGGTTCGTGCTGAAACAACACAACCTGCCAAGCTGGTAGCTCAATGGCGTGATTTTTTAACTAATGTGGCGACCCCAGCATATCAGCACTGGCGCACAGCATCAAGCTTATCCAGACAAATATTTTTGCAACGACGTTTCTTTGTAATCAAAATGGATGGGGTGAAACGTCGCCTAGGAGACCTTGTATCTTATACCCCCAAAGATAATAATTGGAATTAA